Proteins co-encoded in one Xyrauchen texanus isolate HMW12.3.18 chromosome 19, RBS_HiC_50CHRs, whole genome shotgun sequence genomic window:
- the LOC127659692 gene encoding leucine-rich repeat transmembrane neuronal protein 2-like has product MGFHSRWPLVGQAPAALCVISMLLSLPPVSCTTCPQKCRCEDLQFYCDTQGLLAPPDGVDKGALGLSLRHNTISELSPDQFFGFTQLTWLHLDHNQITTVHEDAFQGLYKLKDLNLSSNRINKLPNTTFIHLINLQILDLSFNQMTALEPELFHGLRKLQILHLRSNSLRTTPVRAFWDCRSLEYLGLSNNRLRSLARNGFAGLIKLRELHLEHNHLTKINLAHFPRLVALQFLYLQWNKINNLTSTMEWKWTTLEKLDLTGNEIHILIPEVFDTLPNLKILLLDNNKLTSLDTQTMDMWKSLNAIGLSSNLWECTKRICNMATWLITFKGRWEHSILCHSPEYAQGEEILDAVYGFQLCQNFSAPVVLTGTTTEAILPEITSSLFGNMQTPTQDFYAEDFGSFTIITTTTTSTQPPRTALATTMTVEGAEVTEDYSAIDNTLLTQRVIIGTMALLFSFFLIIFVVYISRKCCPPTLRRIRHCSAIQNRRQMRTQQRQPMADLATQVPYNEYEPSHEEGALVIINGYGQCKCQQLPYKECEV; this is encoded by the exons ATGG GTTTCCATTCAAGGTGGCCATTGGTGGGACAAGCACCAGCGGCACTGTGTGTGATCAGCATGCTACTGAGCCTCCCTCCTGTGTCATGCACAACCTGCCCTCAGAAATGCCGATGTGAAGACCTGCAGTTTTACTGCGACACACAGGGGCTCCTGGCACCCCCAGATGGTGTGGATAAAGGGGCCCTTGGACTTTCTCTCAGACACAACACCATCAGTGAGCTCAGCCCTGACCAGTTCTTTGGTTTCACTCAGCTCACCTGGCTCCACCTGGATCACAACCAAATAACCACCGTGCATGAGGATGCCTTCCAGGGGCTGTACAAGCTCAAGGACCTGAACCTGAGCTCTAACCGCATCAACAAGCTACCAAACACAACCTTCATTCACCTCATCAACCTGCAGATTTTGGATCTCTCCTTCAACCAAATGACAGCGTTGGAGCCTGAGCTATTTCATGGGCTCCGGAAGCTCCAGATCCTTCACCTACGGTCAAACTCCCTGCGCACTACACCAGTTCGAGCATTCTGGGACTGCCGGAGTCTGGAATACCTTGGCCTGAGCAACAACCGGCTCCGTAGCCTAGCCCGAAATGGCTTTGCTGGGTTAATTAAACTGCGGGAGCTCCATTTGGAACACAATCACTTGACCAAGATTAACTTGGCACACTTCCCTCGACTGGTCGCTCTCCAATTCCTTTATCTACAGTGGAACAAGATCAACAATTTAACGTCCACCATGGAATGGAAATGGACAACTCTGGAGAAACTGGATCTCACTGGGAATGAGATTCACATACTTATTCCTGAAGTGTTTGACACTTTGCCCAACCTTAAGATCCTGCTGCTGGATAACAACAAACTGACCAGCCTCGATACCCAAACCATGGATATGTGGAAGTCCCTAAATGCTATTGGGCTATCCAGCAACCTTTGGGAATGTACCAAAAGGATCTGCAATATGGCCACTTGGCTGATTACCTTTAAGGGTCGATGGGAACATTCTATCCTCTGCCACAGTCCTGAGTACGCACAGGGCGAGGAAATACTGGATGCCGTTTACGGATTTCAACTTTGCCAAAATTTCTCTGCGCCAGTTGTACTGACCGGTACTACCACGGAGGCCATACTCCCAGAGATCACAAGCTCCCTGTTCGGAAATATGCAGACTCCTACGCAAGACTTCTATGCAGAGGATTTTGGGAGCTTTACGATTATCACTACTACCACCACCAGTACCCAACCCCCACGCACTGCCCTTGCGACTACCATGACAGTGGAGGGGGCAGAGGTTACGGAGGACTACTCTGCGATTGACAACACACTGCTGACCCAGAGAGTCATTATTGGAACGATGGCTCTGTTGTTTTCCTTCTTTCTCATAATTTTTGTAGTGTACATTTCACGAAAATGCTGCCCTCCCACTCTGCGGCGGATCCGCCATTGCTCAGCCATTCAGAACCGGCGACAGATGAGGACCCAACAGAGGCAGCCAATGGCAGACCTGGCAACACAGGTGCCCTATAACGAGTACGAGCCCAGTCACGAGGAGGGTGCGCTCGTGATTATCAATGGGTATGGGCAGTGTAAATGTCAGCAACTGCCTTACAAAGAGTGTGAAgtataa